The Spartobacteria bacterium genome includes a window with the following:
- a CDS encoding HEAT repeat domain-containing protein yields the protein MFRRFVIIVSCVCAIVCGAGSLYMLFNTLFLSTVELHLLCAVFGVLTARLVMYQFSPTGFEMIFSVFIPCVGGAVVALIVILTRVEPSSNLTEEYVKYLDSASFSDASRPRSMVDYTLPNPMEIEPLYDILFSRAVDDDKKNAVEALMRIGTPTAVSILREVLRKGDGKARIYAAGALSRIDDQFAQRMNVFMEEQAVAEGTEKGRLSVRIAELCLDYLDMGLCDRSQRTDYIKLGLQHANDAMELLSDNGLLLLQGQLLIADGQFAEAEALLSLYINQNADDIQALFKRAECRYELHDIKNMRADCMAIKHMEDVPEQILATINFWI from the coding sequence ATGTTTCGTAGGTTTGTGATTATCGTGTCATGTGTTTGCGCCATTGTTTGTGGCGCTGGCTCGCTGTACATGCTGTTTAATACCTTGTTTTTATCCACGGTGGAGTTGCATCTGCTGTGTGCGGTGTTCGGTGTGTTGACGGCCAGGTTGGTTATGTACCAATTTTCGCCGACAGGTTTTGAAATGATTTTCTCTGTGTTTATTCCCTGTGTCGGAGGCGCGGTCGTTGCGCTTATTGTTATTCTGACGCGCGTTGAGCCCTCCAGTAACCTGACGGAAGAATACGTGAAGTACCTTGATTCGGCCAGTTTCAGCGATGCATCCCGTCCGCGTTCCATGGTGGATTATACGTTGCCGAATCCCATGGAAATCGAGCCGCTTTACGATATTTTGTTCTCCAGGGCGGTGGACGACGATAAGAAGAACGCCGTGGAAGCTCTGATGCGGATAGGAACACCCACGGCCGTGAGCATTCTGCGCGAGGTTTTGCGTAAAGGCGACGGCAAAGCCCGGATTTATGCGGCAGGAGCCTTGTCGAGGATTGATGATCAGTTTGCACAGCGTATGAATGTGTTCATGGAGGAGCAGGCTGTGGCGGAAGGCACGGAAAAAGGACGTTTGTCGGTTCGCATAGCGGAGTTGTGCCTCGATTATCTGGATATGGGGCTGTGTGATCGGTCGCAGCGGACAGATTATATCAAGTTGGGGCTGCAGCACGCTAATGATGCTATGGAGTTGCTTTCAGACAATGGGCTTTTGCTTTTACAGGGGCAGCTTCTGATTGCCGACGGGCAGTTTGCAGAGGCTGAAGCGTTGCTTTCGCTGTATATCAATCAGAATGCCGATGATATACAAGCCCTTTTCAAGCGGGCGGAATGCCGTTATGAATTGCATGACATTAAAAATATGCGGGCAGACTGCATGGCGATCAAGCATATGGAAGATGTTCCTGAACAAATTTTAGCCACCATTAACTTCTGGATTTAG
- a CDS encoding response regulator: MANELLSKTKIVYIDDTPTIRSIVDSVLSACGFYVVCTESKERVMQEAARDTRLVIVDMIWPAMENMELCMDLMRSGYTGKVLIVSTRNLPVDEWDVFDGLGYKLMMKPFGPRELLRNVQAVLVESE, encoded by the coding sequence ATGGCAAACGAACTTCTCTCAAAAACAAAAATTGTATATATCGACGATACGCCGACCATACGGAGTATTGTCGACTCAGTGCTTTCTGCCTGTGGTTTTTATGTTGTCTGCACGGAATCAAAAGAACGGGTCATGCAGGAGGCCGCAAGGGACACCCGGCTGGTGATCGTTGATATGATCTGGCCGGCTATGGAAAATATGGAACTGTGTATGGATCTTATGCGATCCGGATATACGGGCAAAGTGCTTATTGTCTCTACCCGAAATCTGCCTGTGGATGAATGGGATGTGTTTGACGGACTGGGATATAAGCTGATGATGAAGCCCTTCGGTCCGCGTGAATTACTTCGCAATGTACAGGCTGTATTGGTGGAGTCAGAATGA
- a CDS encoding HEAT repeat domain-containing protein, whose product MSVKLHQMLQDLLAPTSGRQVEALLKMEQEWTGEEVTRFSLFLNECDDSVCVDLCPVLGKSKNARVIHVLATFANRDSQPLQRAALQALQQVAAPTRVHELCALLKSSYVKVRKEACLLMGTAGNEGRRPELLHMLRDEEDVVVLAALDAIKRLDFSDAVPEMEQLMLRSRNSGILLAAIQTMQVVLAGKLPAETLISLLQDAELSTEVRCSAGQALGGKRVAAAKVPLLHVLTSDAAVEIRCAAARALHVFTDTDVTTQLLRVSCSSREVSLKLACGHSLKEMPGSSLLKVCSDYLNTAELQQRLEIVILMGEIGNADAAVMLHRHLDEESSEAVRAACVESISALEGSASRDFLMKQMEKEPVVAYAALSAITELLDESFVETFVHRLAELDNDVYWEAALSALSLRGRSSRLPSTIYAELTPLFSCPHRHVAWLAADVAGWLRDKEITAALVDSMVDLDDENFRIVVTRTLRNIYRDDLLALVNGLAPGHLRPLEYIIRYSTDLGRYPSAVISRLAECAHEGYEGSRRALFEAGQLDPESFVSASEQVRIGYIPVLAEIWTTFPAKIRRSAPFHWEKWLTSPSNQLKLYALSYIDNNTGKQQLRQLIDMAMTEADAELRKAARRATRRVINAEPLPVIST is encoded by the coding sequence ATGAGTGTGAAACTGCATCAAATGCTTCAGGATTTGCTGGCTCCGACTTCGGGACGTCAGGTTGAGGCACTGCTAAAAATGGAACAAGAGTGGACGGGCGAAGAGGTTACACGTTTTTCCCTCTTTTTAAATGAATGCGATGATTCGGTCTGTGTGGATCTATGTCCTGTTCTGGGAAAAAGCAAAAATGCCCGTGTTATTCATGTGTTGGCGACGTTTGCCAATCGTGATTCCCAGCCGTTGCAGCGGGCGGCATTGCAGGCACTGCAGCAGGTCGCCGCGCCAACCCGCGTGCATGAACTGTGTGCGCTGTTAAAGAGCAGTTATGTTAAGGTGCGCAAAGAAGCGTGTCTGCTGATGGGTACTGCAGGAAATGAAGGACGCAGGCCGGAATTATTGCACATGCTTCGGGATGAAGAAGACGTGGTGGTTCTGGCGGCACTGGATGCCATCAAGCGCCTTGATTTCTCTGATGCGGTTCCTGAAATGGAACAACTGATGCTCCGCTCCCGGAACAGCGGGATTCTCCTGGCTGCGATTCAAACCATGCAGGTCGTGCTTGCCGGGAAATTGCCCGCAGAAACACTGATTTCGCTACTGCAGGATGCGGAGTTGTCCACAGAGGTGCGTTGCTCGGCAGGGCAGGCTCTTGGAGGCAAACGTGTTGCTGCGGCCAAAGTTCCCCTGTTACACGTGCTGACATCCGATGCGGCCGTGGAAATCCGTTGTGCCGCTGCCCGTGCGCTGCATGTTTTTACGGATACCGATGTGACTACGCAGTTATTGCGGGTGAGTTGTTCTTCGCGGGAAGTCTCGTTGAAACTGGCCTGCGGTCACTCACTTAAAGAGATGCCGGGATCCAGCCTTCTCAAGGTCTGTTCCGATTATTTAAATACAGCAGAGTTGCAGCAGCGCCTTGAAATCGTGATTCTTATGGGTGAGATCGGAAATGCGGATGCTGCCGTCATGCTTCACCGTCATTTAGATGAGGAGTCCAGTGAGGCGGTCCGAGCTGCCTGTGTGGAATCGATTTCGGCTCTGGAAGGTTCGGCCAGTCGTGACTTTTTGATGAAACAGATGGAAAAAGAGCCGGTTGTGGCCTATGCCGCTCTGTCGGCGATTACAGAACTGCTTGATGAGTCGTTTGTGGAAACGTTTGTTCATCGCCTGGCTGAGTTAGACAACGATGTGTATTGGGAGGCGGCGTTGTCGGCGTTATCTCTGCGTGGTCGTTCCAGCCGCTTGCCCTCCACGATTTATGCGGAGTTGACGCCCCTGTTCAGCTGCCCGCATCGCCATGTGGCATGGCTTGCGGCCGATGTGGCGGGATGGCTGCGCGATAAGGAAATAACGGCGGCTCTGGTGGATAGTATGGTGGATTTGGATGATGAAAATTTTCGCATCGTGGTAACACGCACGCTGCGTAATATTTACAGGGATGATTTGCTGGCATTGGTGAACGGATTGGCTCCGGGTCATCTGAGACCGCTGGAGTATATTATCCGGTATAGCACGGATTTAGGCCGTTATCCCTCGGCTGTCATTTCACGATTGGCGGAATGTGCCCATGAAGGGTATGAGGGGAGTCGTCGCGCCCTTTTTGAGGCGGGACAGCTCGACCCGGAATCGTTTGTTTCTGCCAGTGAACAGGTACGCATTGGTTATATCCCTGTTCTGGCGGAAATCTGGACCACATTTCCTGCGAAAATTCGCCGTTCGGCACCCTTTCATTGGGAAAAATGGCTGACCTCGCCCAGTAACCAGTTGAAACTGTATGCCCTGAGCTACATTGACAACAATACCGGCAAGCAGCAACTGCGTCAGCTCATCGATATGGCGATGACGGAGGCCGACGCGGAACTGCGCAAGGCGGCTCGTCGTGCGACCCGTCGTGTTATTAATGCAGAACCCTTACCCGTTATATCCACATGA
- a CDS encoding tetratricopeptide repeat protein gives MSFKWYHVFLFFAVIIGITLFSIPPDFYMLTLESRSGLVARAQEYINHTISNKPPNWNNLEELLDIFIAQGSSDEVIPMLNDYLAIDPTNIEARVKLSNIWRSKLDIDEAINAMQSPGHLSHPAKMQLVNLYIEGGYLDEARNLLTDMIEEEGEDLLALQDLAQIYRWENAPVKEAAILERLYRIQPDDAVLDRLFDIYMWQEMPDDAARVAAYLLIQNNVNPIIMRNVRNLYINLSDSEKALQAANKLVLSPHATINDYLMLARLYDWTGRSTQAIHVLESGYVKYPENLTVMRFIATLYFANKEYDHAAKWMLQIAEKTDLADDWYAAISLLRDSQRYEEGQTRLNALAYGRSDLQFLWLGATMAQLGDDTELVEKYGEWFEEYIQSHPEDTEAQAFAQALEPTAKIMTVQQSDLQGDDILPVLIDPLVIAARNAAKNGDYRRATHFYEEYLDQNPMDAWIWIELGNMQKAAGQDGIPAMQEAMRLMPLDGTAERYALHAHTAINAGELEQAAALLYQAMLAAPEDRTFAYDYVDTLIRMEEYSKALTTLNQLERVSPLNERGTQLRQILDAEQARPLLLSARDAAKAANYAAAIRDMRMYLALQPDDGWAWYELAEFQSQYGENATKARVAALNSLPLDGSAERYALHARIRAQLHQIDKARALYLEAMVADRENMDIPCDYVEFLLQNKELIAAAEVLDQQDQMHPPYRRRQELHSVITAEMARPLLTAARQAVTRRDEAEAIRLYNQYLDLQPLDGWAWNELGEIQYQQDPTQLAALQKALELLPLDGVSTELYALHARVREREGNKDEAERLYLEAMDLDPNNIDIPCDYVDLLQRYRHYDKALDLLDDLDERQPPYVRRTNLRALIDIEMGRYKRALDSLRYAFEVYPEDYELEAVLAYAEEINGNWKRAIEHYEGASQKAEVLESEADRVIAFRKRIHLLELQNNPEVLYTYRYKYSELETTETQIVGAQGALTERIRLAEFFAHLHYVYEPKDAAEATVADMDLFNITATWSPYRWITPWFSAFMYTQNEREREIGWAVGTAWQPVNKVSTTFAYRQRVPWDDNVYGVLYDGQYDEISASMYARFFPRVNFSAVAQRREYRAMSAPGTSIQDGGTAYEAIARLEYELIFSPEQIYGTGFNEPRFQYEDTMNLALLPYISYRYLKHDIPDGFTAVPITERSAAWTLGLDYYKPFNTRWALHAGVYTGIDPERDLEFGKLYGARAKVLYTFRDHLRFYVLYEMVSETISGLDEGKTHYFYLGVNYIF, from the coding sequence ATGAGTTTTAAATGGTACCATGTATTCCTGTTTTTTGCGGTAATCATAGGCATTACCCTGTTCAGCATTCCGCCTGACTTCTATATGCTTACGCTCGAATCCCGTTCAGGGCTTGTAGCGCGTGCACAAGAGTACATCAATCATACGATCTCGAATAAGCCGCCCAATTGGAACAATCTCGAAGAGTTGCTGGATATTTTTATTGCACAGGGCTCCTCCGACGAGGTGATTCCTATGCTGAATGACTACTTGGCCATTGATCCGACGAATATAGAGGCACGGGTCAAGCTGTCCAATATTTGGCGGAGCAAGCTGGATATTGATGAGGCCATTAACGCCATGCAGTCCCCGGGGCATTTGAGCCATCCAGCCAAAATGCAGCTGGTCAATTTGTATATCGAGGGGGGGTATCTGGATGAGGCCCGTAATCTTTTAACGGATATGATTGAGGAAGAAGGGGAGGATTTATTGGCATTACAGGATTTAGCGCAGATTTATAGATGGGAGAATGCGCCGGTAAAAGAAGCGGCCATTTTAGAACGATTATATCGTATTCAGCCGGATGACGCAGTACTTGACCGGCTTTTTGACATTTATATGTGGCAGGAAATGCCGGATGACGCGGCACGTGTCGCCGCATATCTTTTGATTCAGAACAATGTGAACCCGATTATTATGCGCAATGTGCGGAATCTTTATATTAATCTGTCCGATTCAGAAAAAGCACTGCAGGCCGCCAACAAACTGGTTCTGTCACCCCATGCGACGATCAATGACTATCTCATGCTCGCACGTCTTTATGACTGGACTGGACGCAGTACACAGGCCATCCATGTTCTGGAATCAGGATACGTAAAATATCCGGAAAATCTAACCGTCATGCGTTTTATTGCGACGCTTTATTTTGCCAACAAAGAGTATGACCATGCCGCCAAATGGATGCTCCAAATTGCAGAGAAAACCGATCTGGCCGATGACTGGTACGCTGCGATTTCGCTTTTGCGGGATTCCCAACGATATGAGGAAGGGCAAACGCGACTCAACGCGCTGGCCTATGGGCGATCCGATTTACAATTCCTGTGGCTTGGAGCGACCATGGCGCAGTTGGGTGACGACACTGAGTTAGTGGAAAAATACGGGGAATGGTTTGAAGAGTATATACAGTCACATCCAGAAGATACTGAAGCGCAGGCCTTTGCTCAGGCACTGGAGCCGACGGCGAAAATCATGACGGTGCAACAGAGTGATCTCCAGGGGGATGATATTTTGCCGGTATTAATCGACCCGCTGGTGATTGCAGCGCGTAATGCAGCGAAAAACGGTGATTATCGCCGGGCCACCCATTTTTATGAAGAGTATCTAGATCAGAACCCCATGGATGCCTGGATTTGGATTGAGTTAGGGAACATGCAAAAGGCCGCAGGGCAGGACGGAATACCGGCCATGCAGGAGGCCATGCGCCTGATGCCTTTGGATGGAACGGCAGAGCGTTATGCGCTTCATGCCCATACGGCGATAAATGCCGGGGAGCTGGAACAGGCGGCCGCGTTGTTGTATCAGGCTATGCTGGCTGCTCCAGAAGACAGAACGTTCGCATATGATTACGTCGATACGCTCATTCGTATGGAAGAGTATTCAAAGGCACTTACGACATTAAATCAGCTGGAGCGCGTGAGCCCATTGAATGAACGCGGCACGCAGTTGCGCCAGATATTGGATGCTGAGCAGGCACGTCCGTTGCTGCTTTCTGCACGAGATGCCGCAAAGGCCGCGAATTATGCCGCAGCGATACGCGATATGCGTATGTATTTAGCACTGCAGCCGGATGATGGCTGGGCATGGTATGAACTCGCGGAGTTTCAGTCGCAATATGGCGAGAATGCAACGAAAGCGCGTGTTGCGGCGTTGAACAGCCTTCCGTTAGATGGCTCGGCGGAACGGTATGCGTTGCATGCCCGTATTCGGGCGCAACTGCACCAGATCGACAAGGCCAGAGCACTGTATTTGGAGGCCATGGTTGCGGATCGGGAAAACATGGATATCCCCTGTGACTACGTTGAATTTTTGTTGCAGAACAAGGAATTGATCGCAGCGGCTGAGGTGCTGGATCAGCAGGATCAAATGCACCCTCCGTATCGTCGGCGACAGGAACTGCACTCTGTTATCACGGCAGAGATGGCCAGGCCGCTTCTGACGGCGGCCCGTCAGGCTGTGACGCGTCGCGATGAAGCCGAAGCGATCCGCCTGTATAACCAGTATCTCGATTTACAGCCGCTGGATGGCTGGGCATGGAACGAACTGGGTGAAATACAGTATCAACAGGATCCCACACAGCTGGCCGCCCTGCAGAAAGCATTGGAACTGCTGCCGCTGGACGGGGTTAGTACTGAACTCTATGCACTCCATGCCCGAGTGCGTGAGCGGGAAGGCAACAAAGATGAGGCCGAGCGGTTGTATCTGGAAGCCATGGATTTGGATCCTAACAACATTGATATTCCCTGTGATTATGTCGATTTACTTCAGCGCTACCGCCATTATGACAAGGCACTGGATTTACTGGATGATTTGGATGAGCGTCAGCCGCCCTATGTGCGTCGCACCAATCTACGTGCACTGATCGATATTGAAATGGGCCGCTACAAGCGTGCGCTGGACAGCCTTCGTTATGCTTTTGAAGTGTATCCTGAGGACTATGAATTGGAAGCCGTTCTGGCCTATGCAGAGGAGATCAACGGCAATTGGAAGCGAGCCATAGAACATTATGAGGGCGCATCGCAGAAGGCAGAGGTTTTGGAATCTGAAGCAGATCGTGTGATCGCATTTCGTAAGCGTATTCACCTTCTTGAATTGCAGAATAATCCCGAAGTGCTGTACACCTATCGCTATAAATACAGTGAGCTGGAAACAACAGAAACCCAGATTGTCGGTGCCCAGGGTGCACTGACTGAGCGCATCCGCCTGGCTGAATTTTTTGCCCACCTGCACTATGTTTATGAGCCGAAGGATGCAGCAGAGGCCACCGTCGCTGATATGGATTTATTTAATATAACGGCCACCTGGTCGCCTTATCGCTGGATCACCCCGTGGTTTTCGGCCTTTATGTATACGCAGAACGAACGGGAAAGAGAAATTGGCTGGGCCGTAGGAACCGCATGGCAGCCGGTGAACAAGGTCAGTACAACTTTTGCCTATCGCCAGCGGGTTCCCTGGGATGATAATGTCTACGGGGTTCTCTATGACGGACAGTACGATGAAATATCGGCATCGATGTATGCCCGGTTTTTCCCGCGCGTAAACTTCAGTGCCGTGGCGCAGCGTCGTGAATATCGGGCCATGAGTGCCCCCGGTACATCCATTCAGGATGGCGGAACCGCCTACGAGGCCATCGCCCGGCTGGAATACGAACTGATCTTTTCGCCGGAGCAGATATATGGAACGGGCTTTAATGAACCTCGCTTCCAATATGAAGACACCATGAATCTGGCCTTGCTGCCCTACATCTCGTATCGTTATTTGAAGCACGATATTCCCGATGGATTTACAGCCGTTCCGATTACCGAGCGCAGTGCGGCATGGACACTGGGGCTGGATTATTATAAGCCATTCAATACGCGCTGGGCCCTGCATGCCGGTGTGTATACGGGCATTGATCCGGAACGGGATTTGGAGTTTGGAAAATTGTATGGAGCCAGAGCAAAGGTTCTGTACACATTCAGAGATCATTTGCGTTTTTATGTATTGTATGAAATGGTCTCTGAAACAATATCTGGATTAGACGAAGGAAAAACGCACTATTTCTATCTTGGTGTAAACTATATCTTTTAA
- a CDS encoding DUF3492 domain-containing protein: MKSDICLILEGTYPYVAGGVSTWIAQILRAMPQLTFSILYIGAKSSIPRTAKYTLPPNLVELKEVFIHDLPRVGRNGRSAVLTDEDWMQLDLCQYNLYHGRPLDVLAVAAIAHKFDSAQDLMNTLCTSQRSWDMIVKMYESESPAGTSFLNYFWTQRYTMLPILNLMRVKMPEARLYHSACTGYAGLLAALAHHESGAPMILTEHGIYTKERRIEIFNADWIQSTGRDAFLGVGQLESCFKSWWTNFFLSLSRTAYLASEHIIALFEANREMQEEDGAPSERTKIIPNGISVDRFLKIDPRKRTVEEPIHIGFIGRVTSIKDVKTLIRSLAMLKSRKIAFNMFILGPLDEEEEYATECIELTTRLNLDDEVRFAGRVDVMEYLGLLDVVVLTSVSEGQPFVILEAHCAGIPVVSTDVGSCSELLDGLTPEDRALGRSGLLTSVASAEETADALEYMARNPDETYAMGQVGRKRVLQYYDIRNVIHRYVELYQNHLYANTKYAVESSGI, encoded by the coding sequence ATGAAAAGCGATATCTGTTTGATTTTAGAGGGAACATATCCCTATGTCGCAGGAGGCGTTTCTACGTGGATTGCGCAGATATTACGTGCTATGCCGCAATTGACTTTCAGCATCCTGTATATTGGTGCTAAATCGAGTATCCCCCGCACGGCAAAATATACGCTGCCTCCCAATCTGGTGGAATTGAAAGAGGTGTTCATTCATGATCTGCCCCGCGTGGGGCGAAACGGCCGGAGTGCTGTTCTGACGGATGAAGACTGGATGCAGTTGGATCTGTGTCAATACAATCTCTATCATGGCCGTCCGCTGGATGTACTGGCTGTGGCCGCGATTGCGCATAAATTCGATTCTGCGCAGGATTTGATGAATACGCTCTGCACATCACAGCGGTCCTGGGATATGATTGTGAAAATGTATGAAAGTGAGAGCCCGGCGGGGACGTCTTTTCTTAATTATTTCTGGACCCAGCGGTATACCATGCTGCCGATTCTGAATCTGATGCGCGTGAAAATGCCGGAAGCGCGGTTGTATCATTCCGCGTGTACAGGGTATGCCGGACTGCTTGCGGCGCTGGCGCATCATGAATCTGGTGCTCCGATGATTTTGACCGAGCATGGGATTTATACAAAGGAACGCCGTATCGAGATTTTTAATGCGGACTGGATTCAGAGTACAGGCCGCGATGCTTTTTTGGGCGTAGGCCAGCTGGAATCCTGTTTTAAAAGCTGGTGGACTAATTTTTTTCTGTCGCTGAGTCGTACTGCGTATCTGGCGTCGGAGCATATCATTGCTCTATTCGAGGCGAATCGGGAAATGCAGGAGGAGGACGGAGCTCCGTCGGAGCGAACGAAGATTATTCCCAACGGGATTAGTGTGGATCGTTTTCTTAAGATTGATCCGAGAAAACGAACCGTGGAGGAGCCCATTCATATCGGCTTTATCGGTCGCGTTACTTCGATTAAAGATGTCAAAACGCTGATCCGATCCCTGGCGATGCTGAAGTCCCGCAAAATTGCCTTTAATATGTTTATCCTCGGACCGCTGGACGAAGAGGAGGAATACGCGACAGAGTGTATCGAACTGACAACGCGGCTGAATCTCGATGACGAGGTTCGCTTTGCCGGACGTGTCGATGTCATGGAATATCTCGGCCTTCTGGATGTAGTGGTATTGACCAGTGTCAGTGAGGGCCAGCCCTTTGTTATTCTGGAGGCGCATTGTGCGGGTATTCCTGTTGTTAGCACCGATGTCGGTTCCTGCTCAGAACTGCTGGATGGATTGACACCGGAAGATCGGGCTCTTGGGCGTTCAGGACTGCTTACGTCGGTGGCCTCGGCGGAAGAAACGGCCGATGCGCTGGAATATATGGCCAGAAATCCCGATGAAACCTACGCTATGGGGCAGGTCGGTCGCAAGCGGGTTCTCCAGTACTATGATATTCGTAACGTGATTCATCGCTATGTGGAATTGTATCAGAACCATCTGTATGCCAATACGAAGTACGCTGTGGAATCATCAGGAATATAA